The sequence GTAGACGGTTTCCGCCATCAGCAGGTCTAGCGTCAGGCTTGCCAGGTCGTCGGCCAAGGGTTCCAGGTAAGGATCTTTTTCCTGGTAAAAAATCTTCAGCCAGCTGTGGCATTCATCGCAGGTCTCGGCTTTGATGGCTGCCGCGCCGGGCGCCTGCTCGTCTTCTATGGATTGATAGGCGATCCCTTTGGTGGAATCGCAATACGCGCACTTGATGCGCACCATGTGCCATTCGGCGGCGCACATGCCGCATTGCAGGTAGCGATGACCCTGCGACTGGCCATCCATCCGCACTACGCTGGCCACGGGCATGGAACCGCAGCATGGGCACAGGCCGGGGCTGTCGAGCAAGGGCACGTCGCGGATCTCGAAACGCGTCACCAGATCGCTGCAGATCACCTGCAAGGCAGCAGTGTAGAACGGTGCGCTGGCGGGATCGACCAGTTCATTATTGCGCCGCAGGATGGCTTCCGCCTGGCTGTCGCGCTGGTTGGCGCCGGTGCGCTGGATGCGCTCTATCAGCTGCGTCAGTTCCGGCGGCAGGCCGCTGAGCTTGGCGAGCTGTTCCAGCAACTGATCCAGCACTGTCTGCCAGTGAGGACTGCGCACTTGGTCCGTGGCCAGGATCAGTGGCATCAGATGCGTCTGGGCCAAGTTGGTGCGCGCTTGCTCGCGGGCATGGCTGTCCGGTTCGCCGCGCAAACCGTTCAATGCCTGCTGCTGGGCTCGCGCCAGCGATGCCATCAGGTTCAGGTAAGCGCCGATAGGATTGCCCGCCGCCAGCTGTTTCAGGCGCTGCGCCCGGTCGCTGAAAAGACTGGCGCGTTGCGGTAAGCGGACGCGTGGAATCGCGTTGTGATCCAGTGCTTCGATTTCGCCTGGTTCAAGGATACGTTGCAAGGTATTTCCTTTTTTCGCAGCAATCGGCAAAGCCTGGAAAGGCGTGCCGCTGTTTATTGTCGTGAATTACCTTGTGAAACACAAGCTGTCCAGCCAGCTTAATTATCTTGCAAGAATTGTGCAACTGATTTTACTCTCCAGTCATTTTACGATACCAGTCGGCGTGATGCTTGCGTGCCCAGGCGCGGCTGACCGTGCCGCGCGTCATGGCGCCGACCGTGCCTTTGACCCAGATGGCGGCATAGATATGCACCACGATGCCGGCGATGAGGACAAAGCCGCACAGCGCATGCAGCACTACCGCAAGCCGGATCACAAAGATCGGGAACAGCCAGGAGAACCAGGCACGCCAGATGACGATGCCGGACAGCAGCAAGCCCGCCATGCAGGCGATCATCACCCAGAACAGCATTTTCTGGCCGCCGTTGTAGCGGCCTACCGGCGGCAGGCTTTCTTCGCGGTTGTTGATGACGTCGCCGACATTTTTCAGCCAGTCGATGTCATTCTTCTCGATCAGGTTGTGGCGCCAGAAACGCAGCGCCAGCAGCGCAAAGCAGACAAACATCAGCAGCCCGATGAAGGGGTGCAGGATGCGGGTCCAGGGGCCGCCGCCCAGCACAAAGCTGAGCCAGAACATGGAAGGATGGAACAAGGCCAGGCCGGACAGCGCCAGCACCACGAAGGTGATGGCGACCAGCCAGTGATTGATGCGTTCACCGGCGTTGTAGCGGACGATCTTGTCTTTGCTTGTATCTCGGTCGGGCTGGTTCATGGTGGCAGATCCTGTGCGTTGATGTTGGGATCGTTCGCATTGTTCTCGGGCGCCTTGGGCAATGCAGCGTGCCGGGATGCACCGGCCTCTTCCTCTTCCGCCGCCTTGTCTTCTTCCGTGACTTCGTTCGGGCCGACCTTGATGTAGTGGAAGAAGCCGGCCAGCGCGGTCATGGCGATGCCGGCCAGCGCCAGCGGTTTGGCGACGCCTTTCCACAGACCGACCAGCGGGCTGATGCGCGGATTGTCGGGCAAGCCGTGATACAGCGACGGCTTGTCGGCATGGTGCAGCACATACATCACATGGGTGCCTCCGACGCCTGGCGGATCGTACAAGCCGGCTTGCGCAAAACCGCGTTCCTTGAGGTCGACGATGCGTTCCGCTGCGTGCTCCTTCATGTCTTCCTTGGTGCCGAAGACGATGGCGCCGGTCGGGCAGGTCTTGACGCAGGCCGGTTCCTGGCCGACCGCAATCCGGTCCGAGCACAGCGTGCACTTGTAGGCCTTGTTGTCTTTCTTGGAAATGCGCGGCACGTCGAACGGGCAACCGGTCACGCAATAGCCGCAGCCGATGCAGTTTTCTTCATGAAAATCGACGATACCGTTGTTGTACTGGACAATCGCACCCGGCGACGGACAAGCCTTGAGGCAGCCCGGATCTTCGCAGTGCATGCAGCCATCCTTGCGGATCAGCCATTCCAGGTTGCCGTCGGGATTTTCGTACTCGGAAAAGCGCATCACGGTCCACGAGTGTTCCGTCATGTCGGGGGGATTGTCGAGCACGCCGACGTTGACGCCGACCTCGTCGCGCAGATCGTTCCACTCCATGCATGCGGTCTGGCAGGCTTTGCAGCCTATGCATTTGGTGACATCGATCAGCTTGGCGACGGTGCCGGTCACTGGGACCCGCACGCCGGGCGGCGGCGTGGTGGTGGCGGAAACGCGTTTGATATCGAGGGATTGCAGGGCCATGGCTTCTCCTATGCTTTCTCAACCTTGACCAGGAACGACTTGAATTCCGGTGTTTGCGAATTGCCATCCCCCACGCCCGGCGTCAGCGTGTTGGCGAGATAGCCCGGTTTGGTCAGGCCTTTGAATCCCCAATGGATAGGGATGCCGACGTGATGCACAGGTTTGCCTTCGATCGTCATTTTCTTGATGCGCTTGGTCACCACGGCGACAGCGACAATGTGGCCGCGCTTGGAGCTGACCTTGACCCGCTCACCGGCCACCACCCCGACTTCCTTCGCCAGGTCCTCGCCGATTTCGACAAACTGCTCGGGCTGGATGATAGCGTTGAGATGGGCGTGCTTGGTCCAGTAATGGAAATGCTCGGTGAGCCGATAAGTGGTGCCAACGTGCGGGAAGGCGTCGGCCTTGCCGAACATGGCGCGGTCGTCCGGGAATACGCGTGCGCCCGGATTGCTGGTCGCCGCCGGATTCTTCGGAAACAGCGGGTTGTAGCCGACCGGTGTTTCAAACGGTTCGTAGTGCACCGGGAACGGTCCCTCCGCCATGCCGGCCTTGGCAAAGAAGCGTGCCACGCCTTCCGGATTCATGATGAACGGTCCCATGCCGCCGGCAGGGGCTTCATCCACCTTGAAATCTGGAACGTCGACGCCGCCCCATTTTTGGCCGTTCCAACCGATCAGCTTGCGCCTGGCGTCGAACGGCTTGCCATTGAGGTCGCAAGAAGCGCGGTTGTACAGGATACGGCGGTTGGCCGGCCACGCCCAGGCCCAGTTGAGGGTCTGGCCGATGCCGGTCGGGTCCGAGTTGTCGCGGCGCGCCATCTGGTTGCCGGCTTCGGTCCAGCAACCGGCGAAGATCCAGCAGCCGCAGGCAGTGCTGCCGTCGTCGCGGAGTTCGGCAAAACCGGCCACCTGCTCGTTTTTCTTGCGTACGATCTTGCTGGCATCTTTGGGATCGGCCAGGTCGCTCAGCGCGCGGCCGTTGTACTCCTTGGCCAGCTCTTCCGCGGTCGGGCTTTCCGGATTGGCGTAAGGCCAGGAAAGCTTGACGATGGGATCGGGATACTTGCCGCCATCGGCCGCATACATCTTGCGCATTTTCAGGAACAGGGTCGACATGATTTCCAGGTCGCTGCGCGCCTCGCCCGGTGGTTCCGCGCCTTTCCAGTGCCATTGCAGCCAGCGGCCGGAATTGACCAGGGAACCGTCTTCTTCGGCGAAGCAGGTAGTGGGCAGGCGGAACACTTCGGTCTGTATCTGGCTCGGGTCGACATCGTTGAACGCGCCATAGTTCTTCCAGAACTCGGAAGTCTCCGTGGCGAGCGGATCCATGACGACCAGGAACTTCAGCTTGGCCAGGCTGGCGCCGATCTTGCCCTTGTCCGGCGCCGCCGCCAGCGGGTTGAAGCCCTGCGCGATATAGCCGTTGACCTTGCCTTGCTTCATCAGCTCGAATACCTGCAGCATGTCGTAGGGCTTGTCCAGCTTGGGCAGGTAGTCGTAGGCCCAGTTGTTGTCCGCGGTGGCGGCATCGCCCCACCAGGATTTCATCAGGCTGACGTGGAATTTGCCGTAGTTCTGCCAGTAACTCAGCTGGTTGGGACGCAGCGGCTTGCTGGCGCGGGCGGCGATGTACTTGCCGAAATCCTGTTCGGATTCCGACGGCAGCGTCATGTAGCCCGGCAGCAGGTTGGTCATCAGTCCGAGATCGGTCAGGCCCTGGATATTCGAATGGCCGCGCAGGGCATTCATGCCGCCGCCGGCGATGCCGATATTGCCAAGCAGCAGTTGCACCATGGCGCCGGTGCGGATGATCTGCGAACCGATCGAGTGCTGGGTCCAGCCGAGCGCATACAAGATGGTGCCGGCGCGCGTCGGCGAGGCGGTGGAGGCCAGCATCTCGCACACTTTCAGGAATTTATCCTTGGGCGTGCCGCACACGCTTTCCACCATCTCCGGCGTGTAGCGCTCGTAGTGATGCTTCATCAGGTTGAAGACGCAACGCGGATGCGCCAGGGTCGGATCGGTCTTTACAAAACCGTCTTCGCCCAGTTCATAATCCCAGGTGGTCTTGCTGTAGTTGTGCTTGTCCGCGTTGTAGCCCGAAAAAATGCCATCCTCGAAAGTGAAGTCTTCACGCACGATGAAGCTGAAGTCAGTGTAGTTCTTGACGTACTCGTGCTGGATCTGGTCCTTTTCCAGCAGGTAGCGGATGACGCCGCCCAGGAAAATGATGTCGGTGCCGGTACGGATGGGCGCATAGAAATCCGCCACCGAGGCCGAGCGCGTGAAGCGCGGATCGACCACGATCAGCTTCGCCTTGTTATGCGCCTTGGCTTCGGTCACCCATTTGAAACCGCATGGATGGGCCTCGGCTGCATTGCCGCCCATGATGAGAATTACATCCGCATTCTTGATGTCGACCCAATGATTCGTCATCGCTCCACGGCCAAACGTCGGGGCAAGACCTGCCACCGTCGGACCGTGTCAGACACGCGCCTGGTTGTCGAACGCGAGCAGCCCGAGGCTGCGCATGGTTTTATGGGTCAGGTAGCCGACTTCATTGCTGCTGGCCGAGGCTGCCAGCATGCCCGTGGTCAGCCAGCGGTTGACGGTCAGGCCCTCCGGCGTCTTTTCCACGAAATTGGCGTCGCGATCCTGTTTCATCAGGGTAGCGATGCGGCTCAGGGCATCGTCCCACGACATGCGCTTCCATTCTTTCGAACCGGGCGCCCGGTATTCCGGGAACTGCAGGCGGCTGGGGCTGTGCACAAAATCCAGCAGGGACGCGCCCTTGGGACAGAGCGTGCCGCGGTTGACCGGATGGTCCGGGTCGCCTTCGATATGGATGATGCTGGCTTTGGCATTCTTGGCGCCGTCGCCGAGGCTGTACATCAGGATTCCGCAACTGACCGAGCAGTAGGGGCAGGTGTTGCGGGTTTCGACGCTGCGCGTCAGCTTGTAGCTGCGGACTTCCGCCAGCGCGGGCGCCGGTGAAAACCCCATGAGCGCCAGGCTCGAGCCCGCCAGGGTAGCGCCAGTGGTCCTGAGGAACTGGCGCCGCGACATGTGAACCATGGGTAGACCTCTCTTTGTGCATTAATGCCAAACAGCGTTCCGAACATGCGGTTTTATTATAGGATGGATTATTGTTTGCCAACAGAAGGAAATGTTGCTCCTCTGCCGCAATGACAATTTATCAAATCCGTACCGGTAAGTTTATAGTTAATTAATTGATAATTATAGCCTGATCCGGTAGATGCT comes from Collimonas pratensis and encodes:
- the fdhE gene encoding formate dehydrogenase accessory protein FdhE; protein product: MQRILEPGEIEALDHNAIPRVRLPQRASLFSDRAQRLKQLAAGNPIGAYLNLMASLARAQQQALNGLRGEPDSHAREQARTNLAQTHLMPLILATDQVRSPHWQTVLDQLLEQLAKLSGLPPELTQLIERIQRTGANQRDSQAEAILRRNNELVDPASAPFYTAALQVICSDLVTRFEIRDVPLLDSPGLCPCCGSMPVASVVRMDGQSQGHRYLQCGMCAAEWHMVRIKCAYCDSTKGIAYQSIEDEQAPGAAAIKAETCDECHSWLKIFYQEKDPYLEPLADDLASLTLDLLMAETVYARRQGNPLLWQAAED
- a CDS encoding formate dehydrogenase subunit gamma, yielding MNQPDRDTSKDKIVRYNAGERINHWLVAITFVVLALSGLALFHPSMFWLSFVLGGGPWTRILHPFIGLLMFVCFALLALRFWRHNLIEKNDIDWLKNVGDVINNREESLPPVGRYNGGQKMLFWVMIACMAGLLLSGIVIWRAWFSWLFPIFVIRLAVVLHALCGFVLIAGIVVHIYAAIWVKGTVGAMTRGTVSRAWARKHHADWYRKMTGE
- the fdnG gene encoding formate dehydrogenase-N subunit alpha, which produces MVHMSRRQFLRTTGATLAGSSLALMGFSPAPALAEVRSYKLTRSVETRNTCPYCSVSCGILMYSLGDGAKNAKASIIHIEGDPDHPVNRGTLCPKGASLLDFVHSPSRLQFPEYRAPGSKEWKRMSWDDALSRIATLMKQDRDANFVEKTPEGLTVNRWLTTGMLAASASSNEVGYLTHKTMRSLGLLAFDNQARVUHGPTVAGLAPTFGRGAMTNHWVDIKNADVILIMGGNAAEAHPCGFKWVTEAKAHNKAKLIVVDPRFTRSASVADFYAPIRTGTDIIFLGGVIRYLLEKDQIQHEYVKNYTDFSFIVREDFTFEDGIFSGYNADKHNYSKTTWDYELGEDGFVKTDPTLAHPRCVFNLMKHHYERYTPEMVESVCGTPKDKFLKVCEMLASTASPTRAGTILYALGWTQHSIGSQIIRTGAMVQLLLGNIGIAGGGMNALRGHSNIQGLTDLGLMTNLLPGYMTLPSESEQDFGKYIAARASKPLRPNQLSYWQNYGKFHVSLMKSWWGDAATADNNWAYDYLPKLDKPYDMLQVFELMKQGKVNGYIAQGFNPLAAAPDKGKIGASLAKLKFLVVMDPLATETSEFWKNYGAFNDVDPSQIQTEVFRLPTTCFAEEDGSLVNSGRWLQWHWKGAEPPGEARSDLEIMSTLFLKMRKMYAADGGKYPDPIVKLSWPYANPESPTAEELAKEYNGRALSDLADPKDASKIVRKKNEQVAGFAELRDDGSTACGCWIFAGCWTEAGNQMARRDNSDPTGIGQTLNWAWAWPANRRILYNRASCDLNGKPFDARRKLIGWNGQKWGGVDVPDFKVDEAPAGGMGPFIMNPEGVARFFAKAGMAEGPFPVHYEPFETPVGYNPLFPKNPAATSNPGARVFPDDRAMFGKADAFPHVGTTYRLTEHFHYWTKHAHLNAIIQPEQFVEIGEDLAKEVGVVAGERVKVSSKRGHIVAVAVVTKRIKKMTIEGKPVHHVGIPIHWGFKGLTKPGYLANTLTPGVGDGNSQTPEFKSFLVKVEKA
- the fdxH gene encoding formate dehydrogenase subunit beta yields the protein MALQSLDIKRVSATTTPPPGVRVPVTGTVAKLIDVTKCIGCKACQTACMEWNDLRDEVGVNVGVLDNPPDMTEHSWTVMRFSEYENPDGNLEWLIRKDGCMHCEDPGCLKACPSPGAIVQYNNGIVDFHEENCIGCGYCVTGCPFDVPRISKKDNKAYKCTLCSDRIAVGQEPACVKTCPTGAIVFGTKEDMKEHAAERIVDLKERGFAQAGLYDPPGVGGTHVMYVLHHADKPSLYHGLPDNPRISPLVGLWKGVAKPLALAGIAMTALAGFFHYIKVGPNEVTEEDKAAEEEEAGASRHAALPKAPENNANDPNINAQDLPP